The genomic stretch AAGTAGCTGTTCACACAAATCACATCCACATAGGgagcctgcaaaaaaaaaaaaaaggtgagagtGTTCTTCAACCTTCTCTTGTAAATCTAAATCCTCCTTTGGGTTCAATTAATGGAATCCAGGTTTGTTACACATAGAATTAATTGTTTCCCCCATCACTCAGGCTCTCCAAATATAATCtctttcccaggaaaaaaaaaattaataagctAACAGCATTAATTTGGCATTTTTCTTACAGATTAGGAAGTCACAGCAAAGAGTTAGACAAGATCAACACGTTTCATTCTCAGGTTTGTTAGAAGTTTTTTTGTTTCCAAGATGTCTCTGGCTTGCTGGTACATTTAGATgtactttttctttttgagtATTGGAATGTGATTATCAAGTGAGTGGTCAAATATTTTGACTAGCAACTAAATTTTGTGCATCAATGGTGCAATACTAAGACTAAAGCATTCTGCAAGTTATTTGCCATTTCTACCACATGGACAGTGTGATAAAAGGGCACAAAGCCCCCTCAAAATAAAGTGATGTTGTATGTAACTTGTTCAATGTTCTCTTAACATGTtttgtaataaaagaaaaaaaaaagttctaataTCACATCAGTGTATGAGAGATCTGTTCTCTGGGATTGTTTGCCTGAGCTCCTCCAGCTGAGCAAAATGGGAATGGGATATCAAAAGCAGATTCCTGCTGGGCTCCATCAAATTTAAAACCATcagaagtttgtttttttttctggggtgGGGAGAAAAAACCTCAGAGTTGCAGCCATTCCTCCTAATTAGAGGATGTTTGAGAAGAAATCCAAAGTGTAACCTGGATCAGGGATGTGTGGCAGCACCAACTCACCTGCTAGAAGTGATTATTGTACAAGGATCTACCCTGGAAACAAATACAGGTGTTAAAAATCCTTGGTCCATGCTATGAAAGGCCCCAAAATCCAAGGAAAGTGCATTTTGATTATTTATCCAGCTCCAGGGCTTTAATtgtggagctggaggagcttttAGATTATTCAACACAAAGAGACATCTGCCAAAGAAGATCTAGAGCAGTTGaaagcaggaattaaagcaaagcttCCTTCCTTTAGACTTCCACAAGGGTTGTGAGCATTTTAAAGAGGTTTAAGCTTTGGCTTAATTGCAAGTGAAAATCCTGAGCATTAGTAAACAGAATCAATGGCATAGCAAAGCATGACACTATTAATGGAATCCAGGGCCATAATCCTGCACACAAAGAATTGTTCTCTCttacagatcttttttttttccagctggacTACAATTACAGGATAAAGTGATTTCTACTAGaaacaaaaatataatttttttttagcctTTCCTTGCTAAATATCTCCAGCAAATTTAGATAGGAGTGGGGGGGAAAGGAGTGTAAAACGAGTGAGGAGAAAATGTatgaatttaaaaaacaaaagaaagaaaaagctagAAAATAAAGCAAACTTACACCATGATCAAGAGCGTAATTAGCATCTGTCACAAAGGTGACTGGTCTGGAGGGGTCGAGGGCTTTAGTGTGAGCTATCACTGTCCTGTTTGCAAACAGTAAAGCAAGAGTTCAACAACAGCATGGAGCAGCACAGCCCCCTCTCCCCTGTGTCCCTCCACCCCCCAGACTGAGCTGCTTTGGATTCAGCAGCCAGAGTTTGAGTGAAATAAAGAGAATATCTGTCACCAAGTGCCACCTGAGAAGGAGCAGAGTGAAGCACACCAAGCACAGGCACGTGTGTGGtggagggacagttgagtttgaGGACAAAACTGTAAAAAAGGCAATGGGAAGTCTCTGAACAACTCCTGGGATGTGTTCCTGAGGCCCTGTGCCACAGTTGGATGTTTCTGAAGAAACCCTGAGTGAGGGAGATGGGACAGAATGGGAGAGTCAagctctgctgctggcctggcATTGCAGGAGGGTGGTGAAACATCCTGAAGACTGAAACTCACAGATCTCTCTTAATGCACCTCAGCTCCAGGGACACTCTGCTGCCCATTACAGCTGCCTCTGGGCTACCCAAAGCTTAAATCTCTTTAGAAACAAACCAAGGGGGCTGCAGGGACTCAAAGCAGTGCCTTTGAAGTGGGAAGCCACAGGACAAATAAGCAGCACTGACTGCAGAACCTTGTGTTCACACTGAAAGGCCAGCTATGTTACAGCTTTGCTGGAAATCTCAAAGGATTGCAGCTCATCCTCCCTGATATTTCTGCACCTGAACATCAGAGCAGCTCATCTTCCAGTGCTAACAAGGAACATTCCATTCTCACCAGGTCTGCTTTTACTCGACCTTCAGCTCGAGATGCTCAAACCAAGTGGACTCCTGGGAATTTTGTGGAGTCTTGGTGGGTCTGAACCAACACACTGGAACAGTTCTGAGCAGCAGTTCCACACGTGCAGCAGTTCCATTTTAGTTTGAAGTTTCCATTCTAGTTTGCATCCACAGGTTCAGCTCCAATGTTCCCAAACAATACCAACCCTCCCTTTACTTCCTCTCTGTGCCACCCCAAAGGAAGAAGAGGCATCACCTGCCACGAGATGAGGAGCAGAGGCACTTACTTGAAGTAGTGAgcagctgggggcagctctgaggCCGGCTCGTTGGCCACTGACCACATGACCACGGAGGGCCTGTTCTTATCCCTGCGCACCAGCTCCTCCATCACTGCCAGGTGGTGCTGCAGGGACCTGTTCCCAAAGctctccctggaaaacagaaggaGGTGAGGGTGTAAAATGCAtccatttccctgggaaaatcCATCCATCTCCCTGGGAAAatgcagcacagcagagctgaggATGGCTGTCACTACAGGACACAACacaagcacacactgctgctctccaggTGAAGGAAATAAAGGGAAGATTATTTTCTGaccccaacatttatagttttccaaaagtgacagtggattggagggtgacagtgccacctctccaatgacactggacagaccaacagtccatcaaatttctcctcctccataaaggaatgcaaaacaatgagttatttacagaaagtgtgtgagaaaattCGCTACaaaaatgtcaacatcagaaagcttaaaaaatcttaaaaaatgaaAGTGACAGATGGCTTCTGCCCTGTTTCCCCAAAGTTTACTGCACAGTTCAGGGCCACGGTTTTGGCTCATTAACGGAGCCGTGTAGCAAAATGTGGCAAAGTGCCCTCATCATGAGGCATTGCCCAACACCATGAGGCACCACGGTGGCGCAACAACGGGACATTTCCAAACAGAGCAAAGTACTCCCATTATCAGCACTGAGCACAGAAGTGTAACAGCAGTGAAGGGACCCTTGTGAGCAGctgggaggggagcagaggggcGAGGGCAGGGCAGCTCTTACGGCAGTTTGATGCCCACCCCCGGGCTCTCGTCGATGACGGCGATGCCGTAGGCGTCGCACAGGTCCATGATCTCCTCGGCGTACGGGTAGTGGCTGGTGCGGAACGAGTTGGCGCCCAGCCAGCGCAGCAGGTTGAAATCCTTCACAATCAGGGGCCAGTCCAGGCCTTTGCCACGGATCTGGGGAGAAAAGAGCAACCAGCCCTTGTGAACAGAACCTCCCTGCTTGATCTagcaccagccctgcccagggtggGGAACCCGACAGCCACTGCCACAGTCAGAGGGGTTTGGTTGGAGGGGACTTTAAAGCTCTTATCATTCCACCCctgctgttgtggtgtgctgtaatgtcccattttggccttccaggtcattcccccaggtgtgcctatgcctctctcccttcccccttgcccccatgctgagtgagtcctgtcaatcaggctgaacattccagcaaggcgtggtgtggttggtcaagttcaaaggatgcccctcaggcccaggggtcattggcctgagtgggtgtcatcttcccctgagaccctgcccctctcacctggttggtggctcacctgtacctcccctccccctgtccctgagcttaaaaggtgaatgagaccatgcggtcaggattctgttggagcagttgctcacgttcagacctctgtaaccatggaataaacctctggacattaaaccctccagcagaatcctgaagctattcctcctgaggtaaacggggttcctaacaagcctggacttgttcagtgcccagctgcaatctccagcaagccaaggtatctctggggtgatgcaccgcagttgctgcctttggcccagcagcgagggtcagactggcccaggcacaatctaactggtaatattgggagcctttttccaatacccTGTCATGGTTGCTCCAAGCACTGTCcaactggggcagccacagcttctctgtgccacctgtgccagggcctccccaccctcacagcagACTGACTGTCTGTCAGCATGTCTGGCTGATAGCTGGGACATGCTTCAGTGTCTCCAGCAGCACATCCATGTGCCCTGAGGGATGGCAGGACCGGGCATGGTGTGGCTGTCCCCTTAGTGCTTAGCCTGGGAGGAGGGTGTGAGAGGAGAGGGCAGGTGCCACCTGGGCAGCAATGTGAGCTGAGGTGGCCCTGGGTGTCACACTTACATCTGCATCCTCGTGCTTGTTGACGCCGTGGAAGTAGAAGGGGCGGCCGTTGATGAGGAACTGGCTGCGGGTGACGTGCACGGTGCGGATGCCCACGGGCAGCGTGTACACGTCCTCCAGCAGGGCCCCGTCCAGCTGGGCCTGCATCCTCACCTGTGTGACAGGGAGGAACAGGAGGGACCCTCACAGGGATGCCCAGGGCTCCCTcccctgtgtgggagggagagtctGGCCCCACATCCCTTCCCAGCCCTCAGCACACAGCCTGCCActcactgctgctgctcaggggcagctgggtCTGACTGAACAAAAATACAAATGGAAGCTGAAGGATAAAGAATGAGCTCCTGGATGACCCTTTTTGTTCATCCCAAAGTCTTCAGTGTCTTTTCCCCATGCCATCCCCCCAGGCCATTTCTGTGCCCTGCACATTGATGCCAGGCAATGACTGCCACATCATTGCTCCCAGGTGTGACCCTGAGTCCCTGGAAACTCAGAGCAGCTCATCCTCCCTCATTTCTGCACCTGAACATCAGAGCAGCTCATCCTCCCTCATTTCTGCACCTGAACATCAGAGCAGCTCATCCTCCCTCATTTCTGCACCTGAACATCAGAGCAGCTCATCCTCCCTCATTTCTGCACCTGAACATCACCACTGCCCTTAACCCCCACAGGATCTCCCAGGCTCCAGCTGTTAACTCCTCATCTCCCCAGAGGGGATGGATGAACCCTCAGTCAGGAGCTCAGAGCACACTCCAGGAATGCCcttctccctgccagccccttcaGAAGCTGCCAAAGCTTGATTTGATTAGTGCTTAATTAGCAGAGCCACTCTGGTCACACACACAGGCAGAGGCTGGGCCATATGGCAGTGCCTTAACCCCATGAACCACAGCCAGAGAGGAGGAAATGCCACGTTACCTCCAAGGAGTACAGGTACCCAGGGTTCTCGTGCATCAGGTAAGGCCACCAGAGGTTGGGGTTGAGGACTTTGAGCTCTCCCTCTGGGCCAtcacctgtggccaccaccttcccctcctgGTCACGCAAACTCAGGGACAAGGAACTGTCAGTGCTGCCAACCACTGACACCTGGTACTGCACCCTGGCTGgctcagaggaaacaaaaaacaatCACAGACTGCAGGAGACAGCTCAGCCTCAGGAAAAGCCACTAGGAAACAAATTCAATCAGACTAGAGCAGGATGTTCTCCCTGCTGCCCTTGGCACCTCCatctggagcctgagggagctcAGTGCACCTACCCAGACTGTCTGATGAGGAGGTTGTCACAGTGATGTCATCGATGTAGGCAGCAGGAGTGGTGTACAGCACAACTGGGCGGTGGATCCCAGCATAATTAAAGAAATCAAACTTGGTGTTCTGCACAAAATAGTTCTTGGGGTACCTGAGGGAGCAAGGCTGCATTACACTTCACTACACAGCTGAAGGCAGTGCAAAATAATCGTGTAAAATATCTGTATGACAAGCTGGACCTGTCTGTCAGCTGCTACACTGAAGGATTCTGCAGTTAACAAAGAAGTTAGCAAAGATCTTGATCCTTCGGGAGAGCTGGTTCTTGCAGCTCCCAGCTGAATCCGAGCTTCTCAATCCTGCCCTGGATTCAGCTTGGCAAATCACCCAATCTGTGCACAAAACAGATGCAATAACTCACTGCTGATTCCCCACAGCTCCACCAACAAATCCACCATTAAGACAACCCCACAGAGGGACTTCTGAACCATCAGCTGAACAAACTGCCCCTGTCCCACACCCCTGGGATGATCCCAGCAGTACAAGAGCCAAGAACTCACCTTGATTTGTCAGCCATGTACTGGATGGAGCCCGGGGGCAGCGTgtgggggctcagggtgttgtTGAGGGCCACAGTGATGCGGCACAGGGAGCCTGGGCTGCCCTGCACCACGCTGCTGATGTCAGCCTCAAAGGGCAGGTGCCCCCCTTCGTGCTCCACCACCTGCACCCCGTTCACCCACTGCAAGgaaagacacaaaaaaaaatgggttattgggattttggggtcagaaGAGCACGGGGAAGGGAAGCCCAGTTATGAGGAACAACTGGGCTCTTGATCCTCAAAGGATCTTTGAGGGATCAACCTTGATCTTTGAGGGGTTCCTTTTGCTGGGAGCTGTGTCTGGGTCACACCAAGTGTCACTGAGGGacacag from Melospiza melodia melodia isolate bMelMel2 chromosome 21, bMelMel2.pri, whole genome shotgun sequence encodes the following:
- the GUSB gene encoding beta-glucuronidase — protein: MALAGAGGGAAGPCMLPMLPVLLLFLPGLAAGPAGMLQPRDTPSRERRELGGLWSFRADLSPGRDAGFAQRWYRRPLRQSGPVIDMPVPASFNDITQDPSLENYIGWVWYEKEVLLPLRWLQGQPAPRVVLRFGSAHYYSIVWVNGVQVVEHEGGHLPFEADISSVVQGSPGSLCRITVALNNTLSPHTLPPGSIQYMADKSRYPKNYFVQNTKFDFFNYAGIHRPVVLYTTPAAYIDDITVTTSSSDSLARVQYQVSVVGSTDSSLSLSLRDQEGKVVATGDGPEGELKVLNPNLWWPYLMHENPGYLYSLEVRMQAQLDGALLEDVYTLPVGIRTVHVTRSQFLINGRPFYFHGVNKHEDADIRGKGLDWPLIVKDFNLLRWLGANSFRTSHYPYAEEIMDLCDAYGIAVIDESPGVGIKLPESFGNRSLQHHLAVMEELVRRDKNRPSVVMWSVANEPASELPPAAHYFKTVIAHTKALDPSRPVTFVTDANYALDHGAPYVDVICVNSYFSWYHDPGHLEVIPLQLTAQFENWYKTYQKPIIQSEYGADSVPGLHSDPPMMFSEEYQQAMLREYHSVLDKKRKEYVVGELIWNFADFMTNQGTTRVLGNKKGIFTRQRQPKAAAFVLRDRYWRIANESSCLPPAMTSHSLFLK